AATGTTTGCCTCCGGTGATGTCGGCGATTTGTTGCATCAATCCCGTGTCAGCCCCGGCTCCCAAGCTAATCGTCATGATTTTGATTCCAGAAGCGGCGGCATATTGGGCTTCGTCGATGGCATAATCCCTTGGGCTGGCTCCCGTCGACGACATGTTGGCCAAACCGTCCGTCATCAAAACCATCATTCGATAGGCTTTCGGACGGGCGTTGTTTTCCAGTTCGATGCGTCCCTTGTTCATCCCCGCACCGATGTTGGTATTCGTGTGGTAGTGTCCCGCCTGTCGTTGCCTGGAGATGGTTTTCAGCAATCCATAGTCACGAGTCAATCCGGATTCCAAAAGCCCATGAGAGTCCGCCGCCGTATAGATCGACAACCCCACCTGATCTTCCGCCGCAACGGCAACGAGGTAATCCAGCAGAATATCGCAAGCGTCTTTCAGAGCCGTAATCGGCTGTTGGCTGGCTCGCCACAGGTCAGGTGTTTGACTGTGCTTCGGTTTGTTCTTATTCCAGAAGTTGATCAGCGTGAGCATACCGAACTTGCGACGATACCCGGCGGAGTAAACATCACCGTCGTACCACGGCATATTGTTGCTGTGTGATCGACAATACTCGATGAAGTCGTCCCAATCGCCGGAGGACGGGTAGTTCACGCCGTTAAGACCTAGGCCGCGACGGATGGTGCTGTTTCGATAGAAATCGAATTCTTCCCACTCGTTCCCATCGTTGACCCACGCCGATGTGATGCGTTGGCCATTATTGCTTCCGCTGCCTTTCCAAGTACCGCTATTTCGGTTCATGGTCCAATAGTCATAGCGACCGTTGGCGTATTCCAGATAAATTGCTCGAATTTTTCGGGAACCGGTCTTCTGGACGTACACTTCGTCCGATTTCCAAGTGACGTCGAAATCGACATCCTGGCCAGGAACAGTCACCCAATCTGGCCAAAAACCCATGTTGCCATAGGTTGGCGAGCCTAGGTCTTGCCACATTTGATAGATGTTGTCTTCAATGGCGTCTTGCCCGAGTGTGCCGATTGAACGAAGCTCGCTGTCGTCGTTCATGGATGCCGAATAGTCCAGCACAAGGACGATGTCCCGAGGTTGGAACGTGGCGATCGCATGAGCTTCCAGCGGAGCTTTTGGCTGTCCGATGACCGGTCCGAAAAACAAAGGCAATCGCCGATCGTCGGTCGTCACGCCGGTCTCGATTTTTCGTTTTTCCGCAGTGACCTTGACCATGTTGTACGGTCTTGCGTCTGGCCCCCAGTCGAAGATCGTCTCTCCCGTATCGGGGTCGTAGGTCTGCCGACCGAATTCGACGTTTCCGTTTCCGGCGGTTAAGCTCACACTTCGCTTATCGCCAGCTCGGTGCAACGCCGCAATCTCGCCCGCTGCTTGCCGAGCGGCAGCTTCGACGTCCTCCTGGTTGGCATACGGATTCAACTCCATTGCGGCAGCGAGCGCACCAGCATCGACAGCGTTTTGCATCTGCGCCTTGGTGAGCGAAATCCAACCGACATCCAGCGAGAACGCCGCCATGGCCAAAATCATGACCATCATCGCGGCTGACATGACAATGATGACTCCACCACGCCGATTCCCCAGTTGGTTCGAGGAACACACAAGATCATCAGGCGGGTTTCGGAAACTCAACGTCTTCATCAATCAGTGCTCCGAAAAACAAGTAGGCAAGGGTTCGCTGATGTCGTTGAAACATACGAACCGACCGAGTTCTGGAATGGCGGGGAATGTCTTCCCAACCGTAGGTCACAAAACTCGGACTGCCAAACGATTTTTCGAGCAAATCCGATTTCTCGTTATTCGCCGTCTGAACCAGACGATCGGCGACGAAATGGATAAAACCACACGCCATACGGAAGAAAACGTGGAGTGAGTGGTTCCTCCAACCGACTCGCATCCTGCAAGCGCCAACCGAACTTTCCATCGAGCAGCGTCGGTGGCAAACAGGCTTGATCTTCGTCCTGCGGTCTTGTCGCCACGGAATCCACGATTTGA
This portion of the Thalassoroseus pseudoceratinae genome encodes:
- a CDS encoding pilus assembly protein TadG-related protein, with protein sequence MKTLSFRNPPDDLVCSSNQLGNRRGGVIIVMSAAMMVMILAMAAFSLDVGWISLTKAQMQNAVDAGALAAAMELNPYANQEDVEAAARQAAGEIAALHRAGDKRSVSLTAGNGNVEFGRQTYDPDTGETIFDWGPDARPYNMVKVTAEKRKIETGVTTDDRRLPLFFGPVIGQPKAPLEAHAIATFQPRDIVLVLDYSASMNDDSELRSIGTLGQDAIEDNIYQMWQDLGSPTYGNMGFWPDWVTVPGQDVDFDVTWKSDEVYVQKTGSRKIRAIYLEYANGRYDYWTMNRNSGTWKGSGSNNGQRITSAWVNDGNEWEEFDFYRNSTIRRGLGLNGVNYPSSGDWDDFIEYCRSHSNNMPWYDGDVYSAGYRRKFGMLTLINFWNKNKPKHSQTPDLWRASQQPITALKDACDILLDYLVAVAAEDQVGLSIYTAADSHGLLESGLTRDYGLLKTISRQRQAGHYHTNTNIGAGMNKGRIELENNARPKAYRMMVLMTDGLANMSSTGASPRDYAIDEAQYAAASGIKIMTISLGAGADTGLMQQIADITGGKHFNVPGGQGVAQYTEQLKETFATIASSRPLKLIEVP